In Corylus avellana chromosome ca2, CavTom2PMs-1.0, the following proteins share a genomic window:
- the LOC132169746 gene encoding putative transcription factor bHLH107: MDSYSYNSNSSYVYDPNTSFGSDFERLFDPFSINGVVIGGSAAPSHSLVLDSEKGELVKAPARVGKKGVSEEKTLAALKSHSEAERRRRERINAHLTTLRGLVPSTDKMDKATLLAEVITQVREMKNTVAEASQGFLIPMDADEVRVESCEDGEEEGAVCYKASICCDYRPQLYSELRQAIDALQLEMVKVETSTLGSRVKNAFVFTCCRGDNINLEERQSLANHVHQTLSSLLDKAAAMPECFPRTEVIPSKRRRAAFFDTSSSTSSPGKLPKCCSD, translated from the exons ATGGATTCCTACTCATACAACTCAAATTCTTCATACGTGTATGACCCAAATACTTCGTTCGGGTCTGACTTTGAGAGGCTGTTCGACCCGTTTAGTATTAATGGGGTTGTGATAGGCGGGTCAGCGGCGCCATCTCACTCTCTGGTGTTGGATAGTGAGAAGGGAGAGCTTGTGAAAGCTCCGGCGAGAGTAGGGAAGAAAGGGGTGTCGGAGGAAAAGACCTTGGCGGCTTTGAAGAGTCACAGCGAGGCGGAGCggaggagaagagagagaatcaatGCTCATCTCACTACTCTTCGTGGCCTAGTGCCCTCCACTGacaag ATGGACAAGGCCACACTGCTGGCTGAAGTGATCACACAAGTGAGAGAAATGAAGAACACAGTAGCAGAAGCAAGCCAAGGCTTTCTCATTCCAATGGATGCTGACGAAGTTAGGGTTGAAAGCTGTGaagatggagaagaagaaggagccGTGTGTTACAAGGCATCTATCTGCTGCGATTACAGACCCCAGCTTTACTCTGAGCTAAGACAGGCCATTGATGCTCTTCAGCTTGAGATGGTGAAGGTGGAAACATCAACTTTGGGAAGCAGGGTGAAAAATGCATTTGTTTTCACGTGCTGCAGAGGAGATAATATTAATCTTGAAGAACGCCAAAGCCTTGCAAATCATGTTCACCAGACCTTGAGTTCTCTTCTTGATAAAGCTGCAGCCATGCCAGAATGCTTTCCAAGAACCGAAGTAATCCCAAGTAAAAGGCGAAGGGCTGCTTTCTTTGACACCTCCAGTTCTACTTCATCACCAGGAAAGCTGCCTAAATGCTGCAGTGACTGA